CCGCTTTGGCGAGCGCCTTGCGCACCGCTTCCACCGGGCCCATTCCCATGACCGACGGGTCAACGCCGGCCCAGCCGTAGGACACGATTCTGGCGGCCGGTTTGAGGCTGTGTTTCTTTACGGCTTTGGCGGACGCCACCAGCACGGCGGCCGCTCCGTCGTTGATGCCGGAGGCGTTGCCGGCGGTTACCGTGCCGTCTTTTTTAAACGCGGCGCGCAGTTTGCCCAAAATGGCTGCCGTGGTGCCGGCACGGGGGAACTCGTCGGTTTTGAAAATTACGGGCTCGCCTTTTTTCTGCGGAATCACGAACGGCACGATCTCGTCTTCGAATTTTCCGGCCTTGATTGCGGCTTCGGTTTTCTGCTGGCTGGCGGCGGCGAATTCGTCCTGCATCTCTCGGGTGAGGCCGTGTTTGGCGGCCACATTTTCGGCTGTTACGCCCATGTGGTAGTTGTTGAAGATGTCCCACAGTCCGTCAAAAACCATCTCGTCCACTATTTCGCCGTTGCCCATTCGGTAGCCGGTGCGTGCTTTAGGCAGAAGATACGGCGCGGTTGACATGCTTTCGGTGCCGCCCGCCACGACAAGCTCCGCATCGCCGGCCTTGACGGCCTGCGCCGCCAGCGCCACCGCCCGCAGGCCGGAGCCGCACACCATGTTGACCGTCATTGCGGTTTTTTCAACCGGCATGCCGGCTTTTACCGCCGTCTGCCGCGCCACGTTCTGCCCAAGCCCGGCCTGGAGCACGCAGCCCAGAATGACTTCATCCACCGCTTCGGGCCCGAGGCCGTTTTTTTCCAGCAGTTTTTTT
This genomic stretch from Elusimicrobiaceae bacterium harbors:
- a CDS encoding acetyl-CoA C-acyltransferase, with the translated sequence MSEVYIVDGLRTAIGSFGGSLANIPAAELPVPVIKKLLEKNGLGPEAVDEVILGCVLQAGLGQNVARQTAVKAGMPVEKTAMTVNMVCGSGLRAVALAAQAVKAGDAELVVAGGTESMSTAPYLLPKARTGYRMGNGEIVDEMVFDGLWDIFNNYHMGVTAENVAAKHGLTREMQDEFAAASQQKTEAAIKAGKFEDEIVPFVIPQKKGEPVIFKTDEFPRAGTTAAILGKLRAAFKKDGTVTAGNASGINDGAAAVLVASAKAVKKHSLKPAARIVSYGWAGVDPSVMGMGPVEAVRKALAKA